A portion of the Leptotrichia trevisanii DSM 22070 genome contains these proteins:
- a CDS encoding RNA-directed DNA polymerase codes for MLKKETLRKACFRAIDNILYEGTTDVELFNRAFEIDYLKIDKVKKEICSKICSAIQQNHFSQLKIHKLGHVLVPKKNLADYRKCALIDIYDEIVYLTLVISIASEIEKMRVNKRRSRVFSYRFGNFKGRLFNKNFHYTAFKQKILEKSTLPKNKIVVECDISNFYDRLNIHRIESILRSNPKIDESIISLINELLLYWANRDSYGLPVGSNASRILAEVALIEVDNYLISKKINFCRFVDDYRIFAKNSFEAHNNLALLTLKLSKEGMFLNTQKTKIKDISNINKQKNKSDENNFNLNGDKNSNFPKIIRGYSGLIPSKFRKLSSTETTTLKENDLDTLINNAKKDMLIEEKTITTVIRTIIAKKEYYRLKDLPNILKKFPQFIPYFVDTVIKCESMKKEDIIEIQDNFEEWMVNVDIPEYIQVYLVRLYSIPIFKNKEILLSSFRNLKRNSGDYIGRALLESLEGKLSRGELLEIKDYYYRADKWEKRQILKMINNCFSTGEKRAFFKDIKIHEDDYFINKIIK; via the coding sequence ATGTTAAAAAAAGAGACATTAAGAAAAGCTTGTTTTAGAGCCATAGACAATATATTATATGAAGGAACTACAGATGTAGAATTGTTTAATCGGGCTTTTGAAATTGACTATTTAAAGATTGATAAAGTAAAAAAGGAAATTTGTAGCAAAATTTGTTCCGCTATTCAACAAAATCATTTTTCACAACTGAAAATCCATAAATTAGGACATGTATTAGTACCTAAAAAAAATTTAGCAGATTATAGAAAATGCGCTTTAATTGACATTTATGATGAAATCGTATATTTAACATTAGTAATTAGTATTGCCAGTGAAATTGAAAAAATGCGAGTAAATAAACGTAGAAGTAGAGTTTTTTCTTATAGATTTGGAAATTTTAAGGGTAGACTTTTTAATAAAAATTTCCACTACACTGCTTTTAAACAAAAAATTTTAGAGAAAAGTACACTTCCTAAGAATAAAATTGTTGTAGAATGTGATATATCAAATTTTTATGATAGATTAAATATCCATAGAATTGAATCTATTTTAAGGTCAAATCCAAAAATTGATGAAAGTATAATTTCTCTTATTAATGAATTATTATTATATTGGGCAAATAGAGATTCTTATGGTCTGCCTGTTGGCTCTAATGCTTCACGAATACTTGCAGAAGTTGCACTAATAGAAGTTGATAACTATCTTATATCAAAAAAAATCAACTTCTGTAGATTTGTAGATGATTATAGAATTTTTGCAAAAAATTCATTTGAAGCTCATAATAATCTTGCGCTATTAACACTAAAACTAAGTAAAGAAGGAATGTTTTTAAATACACAAAAAACTAAAATTAAAGATATTTCTAATATCAATAAACAAAAAAATAAAAGTGATGAAAATAATTTTAACTTGAATGGAGATAAAAATTCCAATTTCCCAAAAATAATAAGGGGTTATTCAGGTCTTATTCCTAGCAAATTTAGAAAATTATCTAGTACAGAGACTACGACATTAAAAGAAAATGATTTAGATACTTTGATTAATAATGCTAAAAAAGATATGTTGATAGAAGAAAAGACAATTACAACAGTTATACGTACTATTATTGCAAAAAAAGAATATTATCGACTTAAAGATTTACCTAACATATTAAAAAAATTCCCTCAATTTATACCATATTTTGTTGATACTGTAATAAAATGTGAAAGTATGAAAAAAGAGGATATAATTGAAATTCAAGATAATTTTGAAGAATGGATGGTAAATGTAGACATACCTGAATATATCCAAGTATACTTAGTAAGGTTATATTCAATTCCTATATTTAAAAATAAAGAAATTCTATTAAGTTCTTTTAGAAATTTGAAAAGGAATTCAGGAGATTATATCGGAAGAGCCCTATTAGAATCTTTAGAAGGAAAGTTATCAAGGGGAGAATTACTTGAAATTAAAGATTATTATTATCGTGCAGATAAATGGGAAAAAAGACAAATTCTAAAGATGATTAACAATTGCTTTTCAACAGGCGAAAAAAGAGCTTTTTTCAAAGACATCAAAATTC